In the genome of Candidatus Poribacteria bacterium, the window AACTGCTCACAAGAAAGGTTATAGGTTAAGAGGTTATAAGTTAAGACTTATGGCATCAGCATTCTCTTTAACTTATAACCTAAAGGGTTGCGCAGCAACCCGCCCTGATTGAAGTATTAAAAAATGCAAAACGCTAATGGAAAATGGAAGACATGGGGACTGGCTGCGAAAGAAAGTATCATCGCATACTTCCGAACTTTTGCGATTGTCTGGCGGAGCGGTTCACTCGCGCTTTCGGGCATGATGTTCCTCACACTATCCCTCGGCGTTCTGCCTGTAGGCGATTATTTCGTGACGGAACACTTAGTCAATGCAATCACCGCTGCTATAGGCGATACCGATTGGTGGCAGCAGGTTGTCCCTTGGTTGCTCGGTCTACTCGGTCTACAAATCTATAGTACGCTTGCAGACCAGTTACGAGAACCCTTACGCCTCAACGTCAGAGAAAACATCGAAATTTGGATCAGTGAGGGTATCACACGGAAATCTAATACAATAGAGTTGATCGAGTTCCAGACGCCAGCATTTCAAAACGCGTTAGCGCGAGCGCGCACCATGTCGGGTGATGAACTTGAAGAGATTGTGTGGTGGCTCGTTGACAGCATTCAACAATTAATCAGCGTCACGGCGCTTGGTATCGTGCTGTGGGGTCTTCATCCGTTGTTAGCATTGCTTCCGACGGTGACCGGTATAACGTCTTGGTGGAGTGGTTCGCGTTTTGCTGCCGATCATTACAGCCTTGATGTAGAGCAGACACCACAACGACGGGAGCGAGATGCGTTAGAAGGTATCCTGACGGATCGCGGCGCAGGTAAGGAAGTACGGTTATACCAAGCACAGGACCTCTGGATAGGACGCTGGCAAAAATTATGGAGAGAACTCATACAAGAACAACAGGTAATTGAACGGCGTAAATTTATAGCCCATCTTGCGATTGGTATCTCACGTGCTTTGTTATACGCTTGTTCGCTTATTCTTTTATTGCTGGAGGTCTCTCTCGGAAGACTGACCGTCGGCACTTATATTGCCGCTGCCGTCGCCATCGTCAACTTGGATGGCATCTGGAACGGAGTCGCTGGTTATTTTCTATTGATTGCGGACGAGATGCGCCGTTTGTCAGGAGATTTGTATGCGTTTTTGGATCGTGGCTCAGACACAATCAAGGCAAAGACAGAGGAGGCATACCCTTCAGAATCTTACAATTATTCATTCCAGACCACTGAAGAACCTCAATATCTTCGGATAGAAAATGTATCATTCCGCTATCCAAATACGCAAGTCCCCGTGTTAAATCACATAAACGTAACTTTGAAAAAAGGGGAACGCGTCGCACTGGTAGGACCCAACGGCGCCGGAAAAACGACACTGGGACGTGTATTGTTGGGTCTTTACCGTCCACAGACAGGCACAATTCACGTAGGAGATGTCCTACTAAACGAAGAGAACCGTCAAGAGTGGTTGACGCATTGCAGTGCCGTTTTTCAAGACTTCACGAGCTACCATCTCACTGCGCGTGAAAACATTATCTTTGGAGATGTAGAACATCCGGAACGTATGGAAGCGGCATCAATTGCGGGTGGTTCAGCCTCGGTTGTTGACGGACTCACCGCAGGTTACGAGACCATGCTCGGTCCCACCTTTGGAGGACGTGACCTCTCCGGTGGCGAATGGCAACGCCTCGCAACAGCCCGGAGTTTCATGCGGGAAACCCCATGGCTCGTTGTCCTCGATGAACCGACTGCTGCACTCGACCCACTCGCTGAACAGGCGATCTATGAACGATTTATTGAACGGAGTACAGGACGGACATCGGTATTGATTTCACACCGTCTCTCCTCCGTCCGCACGTGTGAGCGGATTCTTGTTATCGATAACGGAACGATCATTGAAGACGGGGATCATGAGACGCTATTGGCGGAAGATGGACTGTATGCCCAGTTTTTCAGGGCACAAGCACAATGGTATCTTTAATTTTACCTTGCGGAGAAATAACGGTTGTTAGAACTATCAAGTGCATCTCCTATATCCGCCTGCGCCGATGTTGCAGGCTTACGGCTATGCTCTACGCTTAAATTCTTTAATTTTACCTTGCGGATGCCGTTACTCCGATTTAAGGTTCTTCGCCAAGATTTCAATCAATTCTGCCAAGGTTGGAAATTCGTCGCGTGCCTCTGGGGGAAGGTCTGCGAGAGGCGTGTCCCCGACGAAACGATACATATCCGCCGCGCCTGTCAAGATATTCGGGGTCAACCCGACATACACAAAGGTTGCCGAAATCTCTTCCATCTCACCTATCCAGCGTCTCGCCTTTGGAGGCATGCTCGGTAGTCCTTTTTCCATCCTTTCAAAGAGTGCCGATTGACTCAATTGAAACTCCGTAGTGAGTGCGTCCGACACCCCTAACACGGATGCGGCTGTGAGCAATTCGGTGCAGAGTGCTGTTAACCCTTTTGTCAAGGAGGCGTAGCACATCTTAATCGCAGAGGCGAGTCCTATCTCTGCGCCGATAGCCCGTATATCTAATCCATGATTGTTGAGTTCTGAAAATAGGTTAAGGTCGGGTCCCGATGCGTAGAACCGCGTTGCCCCTGGTGTCCGAGGCGGTGGACCGATAATGGACGCATCGACAAACGTTCCACCGGTCGCGGTGATGAGGTCTCCCAATTTACGAACCGTCTGTGGCGCGATGGCGTTGCAGTCGGTGTATGTTAGCGTCGTATCCACCTGCTGCAGCGTTTCTGCAACGACAGACGCAGCGGACATCGCTTGTGCAGGCACCATGATTGAGAGGATAAGATCGGCTTCAGTGACGAACTGTGGATAGGTTGGCACGTCCACAATGCCAGCTTTCTCAGCCAGCTGCCGAGTGCGTTGACTCCTTCCTTCCAGACAGGTGATGACGCGCAAACCGTTTTGACGAAGCACATTCCCGACGGTGTGTCCCATATCACCGGGACTTAAAATTCCAACAGTGTTGAGCATAGATTGCATCTCCTCTCTTTATTAGCACGCCTTTCGCATTTAGTAAGTGGCTTTCAAAGCACACAATAAGCGTCAATTTAGGGTTTTCGCGGTATTTTATAGCAGCGTCTTTACAATGTCGCCCCGCTGGGGCTTGATTGTTTAGGGTTCTCAGGTTCTACACAGATGCCGCCCCGCTGGGGCTAAAGACTTACCAGCATTCCCTTTACATTTTACAACTTAGATTTTGTCGGGTTTCACTCCGTTCTACCCGACCTACAAAAATTCTACACAGATGCCGCCCCGCTGGGGCTATTGCAAAAAACCCATCTTAAATGTGAATACCGACAGTGTTAATCGCCTTGAACACTAAGACTGCCCCAAGCAAAATGACGACAGCAGCACTCATAATCGGCAGGCGTTGGAGCCAGATACCTTCGCCCGTAAAACGCGCAATCAACGGTTTAGCCATCACCATCAAGATACCGATAGCAACCAACACAGCGGCAAGTCCCAATGAGAAAGCACATAGGATAATTAGCCCCCACACAAGTTTGTTGAGACTAATCGCGAACAGGAGCCCGATGAGTGCATCAACACACGGCACGACACCACCGGAGATACCGAGCGATAGCAACCCCCAAAAACCTGTCCGTTCGGGCGGGGCATGGCTATGGGTATGCCCGCCATGACTATGTGTATGTCCAGGGTCATGGGAGTGATCATGATCATCGTCGCGCGAATGGTCGTGTCCGTGATCGTGGTCGTCTGCATGCGGATGGTCGTGATCGTGGTCGTCATCATGGGCATGATCGTGTCCATGCGAATGATCATGGGGGTGCGGGTGCTGATGCGCATGTGCATGGTTGTGCGCGCCACTGCTATAATATTGTTTCATATTTTTGGTGAGCAACCATGCGCCGATGCCAACAATCAAAACGCCGGAGAACAGACTCAACCACGGAACAATATCCTCGGGTGCAAACTCTTGAGCGACCAGCATGACAACTCCAAGGGCGATGACGCTGAAGGTGTGTGTAAAGGTAACGACGAGTCCAAGGAACACTGCGTCAATTATCCTGCCTTTAGAGCCAACGAGGTAAGCAGCGACTATGGCTTTTCCGTGTCCGGGTGTCAAGGCGTGCAAACCGCCAAGCACGAATGAGATGACGAGTGCAGCAATTGCGAGTTGTAGGGTAAGGGGACGATTTATCAGTTCCTTTATCCGATCACCTGAATGTTCATGCCCCTCGTCAGCAAAAGCCAACGCGCACGCCATAACACCGATAAAAATGATACTGGCTTGCAATACACGCTTACAAACTGTGCCATTGGAAAAGAAATAATGTTTCTTCAAAACCGATTAAACCCTCGCGAATTTTTGGAAACGTCTGTCAGCGACGACTTCACTGACATAGATGTTCCCGTTTGAATCGATCCAGATACCGTGCGGAGAATCACTGAACTGTCCTGGGGCATCTCCCTTTTCGCCCCACCGTCCGATGACTTCACCCTCAAGCGTCATGATACTGATGCGCTGTCCACCTTCAGCGATGTGAATGATGTTATCACTATCAATGAAAAGATCGTTCGGGGACCGGAGGTCTGTCCATTCCGTCAAGTATTCGCCGTTGTTGTTAAAAATCTGACAGCGAAGGTTGCCACGGTCAAGAATATAGACGCGGTCATTATGGTCGACGGTAACATCGTGAGGGAGGTTAAATTCACCAGGTCCCGTGCCGGGTGCCCCCCATGAGACGATAACTTCGCCATCGGCAGTCATTCGATGGACCCGCGACTGCCCATAGCCATCAGAGACGTACATCTCCCCCGATGTTGAGAGAACAGCACGCGTCGGTTCATTAAACGGTCCTCCGGGTGCTCCGGGTTGGTTGACAGTGCCGAACGTCTCTAACAATTCCCCATCCAGCGAAAATTTCCGGACCGTGTGATCGACGGTGTCTGTGGTATAAATCTCATCGTCTGGAGAAATCCAGATACCGTGCGGTTTCTGAAAGATGTCCTTGCCCCATTCCGTGACGAAGGTGCCATCCGCCTCAAAAACGAGCATAGCAGGTTGTGGACTCCGATTATAGACATAGACTCTGTCATTTGCGTCACACGCTACGCCGGAAACGAGTCCGAGCTGCGGAATCATTCCCCATCCTTCCACGACTTCATACTGATAATCACCTGTTCCAAAAGATGCCATGGTCATCCCTCCTATTAGGTATGAACGTTTACATACTTAGCGACAATAGACTTCAGGATATGGACAATCCGATCTGCTTCTAAAATACCAAGGATTTCAAATCTGATAATATCCAATTTTGGAATATATTGCAACCGTTTTAAAAGATCCCATTTATAAACAAAACGGCTCGTGTCAGGTCCCCTTCCTGAAAACCAGTGGCGTAGAGAACATTCGTTTCGTCGATATAGGTATACCGATTCTCGCCGAAGAAATGTGTAATTTCAAAATTCAAACGGAAGGTTCGACTTAAGTCGTAATGTATACCGGCTCCCCAGTCAGAAAGATTAGCATTGAAGTCGAAAAATCGGTAGTTGAAACTGTCAAGTGCATCGTTGATGAAATCGAGACGGATGACGCTAAAGTAGGCAAAAGCCCGCGCTTCGCGATAATTGTAGAGGCTGTGATCGCGAATCCATGTAAAATCAAGCTGGATGCGATCGTCCCAAGAGTTTTCAGTCGCCCGGTCATCCTGATTGAACCGTCCGCGGAAATCCTCAAAATCCCTTGCCCGGTAATAACTCGTATCGGTCATTCGGACGTAAGTAAGTCGATTCGATACCGCGATACGGTATGCCTCATTGAAGTCATAAGAGAAAATCAAATTTGCGTACGCGGTATCTTGAATAATCTGTTCATCAAAATCGGATTTGGTATAGAGATCTGCGTCCAAATCATCTTGGTTGTCGATTTCAACGTCGTGTAGGTCGCGTGTATAACGGAGTTTGAGTTCCGTCTGGAACATTGAAGAGATCAATGCTGTGGTCGGTGCGTATTTCCGAAATCGTAATTCTGCTGGCTCAAGATAGTAAAGGTTCCCATGCCCATCAATTCCTTTGAGCTGGAGTGCGACATCTGTCTCAACTTCTCGTTGAAAGGGGATCAGCAACTTTTGTGTATATGCGCCATCGGTGGTAAATCGTTGGATACGCCGTAGCCGATAGCGAAAGCGCCTTGTACCACCATCGTAGCGTTGTGTCGGATCGTCGAGACGTTTCGGAAGCGTGGAGGCGAAGTCCTTTAAGTATTTCGCTGTATCGGCGATAAGAAGCGTGCCGTCTGCCAATACGGCTATCCGAAAGGGTGCGATAAATTCGCCAGCGGCATCGCCATACTTGCCAAAGGCGCGCTCGAACTTCCCATCAGCAGTATATTTGAGTACCCGATGCCCCTTTTCATCAACAACATAGAGATTCCCCGATTTATCGACTGCCATATCCACGGGATGTGCGATGTGACCTGCTCCGGGTTGGTCAAGGAAATAGCGGGCAACTGCCTTACCGTCCGCATCAAGTTTGACGATAAGCCTATTCGGGGCACCTCTGTCGCAAACATAGAGATTATTGTGAACGTCGATTGCTAATAAAAATTGTCGTTTCGTGTTCCCTTGTGGAATAATCAGGGCGTAATTCCCATCGGCATCCAAGCCTGGGGCGGCGGATTCAAGAGGCTTTATTCGCTGGGTCAAATCTTGGATCGGGTAACTTTCGACAAATACACCACTCGCATCGAATTTGTGGATACACGGACCGTAGTTGAAGATTTTGGGACCCTGCGTCTCTTGTAGGTGTGCGTCTGAAATCTCCACGAACATCCAGTCCATCACATAGATACTGCTATCCGCGCCAATAGCGATAGCCGTCGGGTTAATGAATCGAAATTCACTCTCCGCCTCCATCTGGATGTCAAATGCAAACCCTCCGGTTTCATTGAACTTCTGAATTCGGAAATTATCTGTATCCGTTACATAAATAGCACCATCAGGACCAAACGCCATGAACACGGTTTTGGCGAATTGTGCTTCGCCCGATCCTTTTCCACCGAACGTATTCACAAATTTGAATTCCTGTGCGGCGTTTACAGTCACCGGAATCAGGAGTAGCAGACAAAACGTCAAGTTTTTCAAGTTTTTAATTTTTCCTTGCGGTCTTTTTAATTTACCTTGCGGTTAAACGACATGGATATGAACACCAACAGAAGGGCGAGGTTACAAACCTCGCCAGCGGTGGGATAGGGTTGGTGCCTCTTGAGATGTCTATATATTTTCGGGCTTCACTCTATTGTAAATTCCACAATATGAACACCGACAGAAGGGCGAGGTTACAAATCTCGCCAGCGGTGGGATAGGATTGGTGCTTCTTGAGATGTCTATATACTTTGGGCTTCACTCTATTACAAATTCCACAGTTGGATATGCTAAGATTCAGGAACATCTGGATGTTTATTTTGGATATTATCCAAGATACCATTGATAAATGTAGGGGAGTCTGGGGTGCTGTAGGATTTAGCGATCTCAATAGCTTCGTTGATCGAGGTTGCTGGATCAATATCATCGAGATAGAGAATTTCATAAGCTGCACATCGTAGAATAGAGAGATCAACGACAGGCATCCGGTGGAGTTTCCAATTTTCGGATGTGTTTTGAAGTAGTGTATCAATCGCCTCCAGATGTGCAATCGTGCCTTCAACGAGTTCCAAAGCGAAGGGTCGGAGTTCTACCGATGTGTCTTGGCTCTGCCAAAATAGCTCTATAACACTTGGCACGGGAGCAGTGGTGAGTTGAATTTGATACAGCATTTGCATCGCAACGATGCGAGATCGCCTACGGAGAGACATATTTTTAATTTACCTTTTGGAAACCTGCTTCATTCTCACAGTGGATTGTCGGGTTTCGCTGTGTTTGTTTTTCTCAATGTGCCATGAAAAAAGAGACGCTTCTGGGTAAACTGAAGGATTCTGGAACCTTCATCGCTCTACCTAGTGCTGTGTCACTCCTAAAATGATGGATGTGGGCAGCCACAAGGGACTGCCCCTACAGGGAAAATCCCNNNNNNNNNNNNNNNNNNNNNNNNNNNNNNNNNNNNNNNNNNNNNNNNNNNNNNNNNNNNNNNNNNNNNNNNNNNNNNNNNNNNNNNNNNNNNNNNNNNNNNNNNNNNNNNNNNNNNNNNNNNNNNNNNNNNNNNNNNNNNNNNNTGATGGATGTGGGCAGCCACAAGGGACTGCCCCTACAGGGAAAATCCCTTCAACCCAACTGACAATACTATCAAACTCACGCTACTTTAGTATTATACACAGTTACGGACAGCAAGTCAAATTAAACTCCAGAGGCATCTATGGTAATTTTAGAGATTCTCGGTTATTAGAACCTAACCCAGGAGCGTATTAAAAAACAGCTTAAACGTCCCACGGGTTTGTGCCCGGAACTGCGGTCGAAATCCGTAAAGGATGACACGTCCGGCACCATATTGCGCCGAGA includes:
- a CDS encoding prephenate dehydrogenase/arogenate dehydrogenase family protein, producing the protein MLNTVGILSPGDMGHTVGNVLRQNGLRVITCLEGRSQRTRQLAEKAGIVDVPTYPQFVTEADLILSIMVPAQAMSAASVVAETLQQVDTTLTYTDCNAIAPQTVRKLGDLITATGGTFVDASIIGPPPRTPGATRFYASGPDLNLFSELNNHGLDIRAIGAEIGLASAIKMCYASLTKGLTALCTELLTAASVLGVSDALTTEFQLSQSALFERMEKGLPSMPPKARRWIGEMEEISATFVYVGLTPNILTGAADMYRFVGDTPLADLPPEARDEFPTLAELIEILAKNLKSE
- a CDS encoding ABC transporter ATP-binding protein; its protein translation is MQNANGKWKTWGLAAKESIIAYFRTFAIVWRSGSLALSGMMFLTLSLGVLPVGDYFVTEHLVNAITAAIGDTDWWQQVVPWLLGLLGLQIYSTLADQLREPLRLNVRENIEIWISEGITRKSNTIELIEFQTPAFQNALARARTMSGDELEEIVWWLVDSIQQLISVTALGIVLWGLHPLLALLPTVTGITSWWSGSRFAADHYSLDVEQTPQRRERDALEGILTDRGAGKEVRLYQAQDLWIGRWQKLWRELIQEQQVIERRKFIAHLAIGISRALLYACSLILLLLEVSLGRLTVGTYIAAAVAIVNLDGIWNGVAGYFLLIADEMRRLSGDLYAFLDRGSDTIKAKTEEAYPSESYNYSFQTTEEPQYLRIENVSFRYPNTQVPVLNHINVTLKKGERVALVGPNGAGKTTLGRVLLGLYRPQTGTIHVGDVLLNEENRQEWLTHCSAVFQDFTSYHLTARENIIFGDVEHPERMEAASIAGGSASVVDGLTAGYETMLGPTFGGRDLSGGEWQRLATARSFMRETPWLVVLDEPTAALDPLAEQAIYERFIERSTGRTSVLISHRLSSVRTCERILVIDNGTIIEDGDHETLLAEDGLYAQFFRAQAQWYL
- the nusB gene encoding transcription antitermination factor NusB; protein product: MSLRRRSRIVAMQMLYQIQLTTAPVPSVIELFWQSQDTSVELRPFALELVEGTIAHLEAIDTLLQNTSENWKLHRMPVVDLSILRCAAYEILYLDDIDPATSINEAIEIAKSYSTPDSPTFINGILDNIQNKHPDVPES
- a CDS encoding high frequency lysogenization protein HflD, translating into MKKHYFFSNGTVCKRVLQASIIFIGVMACALAFADEGHEHSGDRIKELINRPLTLQLAIAALVISFVLGGLHALTPGHGKAIVAAYLVGSKGRIIDAVFLGLVVTFTHTFSVIALGVVMLVAQEFAPEDIVPWLSLFSGVLIVGIGAWLLTKNMKQYYSSGAHNHAHAHQHPHPHDHSHGHDHAHDDDHDHDHPHADDHDHGHDHSRDDDHDHSHDPGHTHSHGGHTHSHAPPERTGFWGLLSLGISGGVVPCVDALIGLLFAISLNKLVWGLIILCAFSLGLAAVLVAIGILMVMAKPLIARFTGEGIWLQRLPIMSAAVVILLGAVLVFKAINTVGIHI